In Citrus sinensis cultivar Valencia sweet orange chromosome 2, DVS_A1.0, whole genome shotgun sequence, a single genomic region encodes these proteins:
- the LOC102622910 gene encoding cysteine-rich receptor-like protein kinase 10: MPIVIFSASKTIHLLHLLSFLSLVMSQSPENMPFHCSQLPNNAASDKFTSNLRRLFETISEVAGKDAYNKTTEGRYPDKVYGLYLCRGDVNNESCRECVDLATDTIQKDCDGTKEAVIWSDKCTVRYSDKSFSPHSETSPSNCSTHRENSTDPETLRKIVAKSLKEVIPMATLNNESKYATHVVNFSSKHKLYNLVQCIPELSTEDCRACLTSAATSILRCYQDKKGARFLNPSCNIRFELYPFFTSNPPPAAGPNAWIPPSGRNANRIWIEIGTSVSGSIVIVVLFVSFLWRTRQRNKKEQEERAISREAQLLELGESQIGSHYSYILREEKQVESKEFPLFPFDLTVEATQHFSDENKLGEGGFGPVYKGVLADGKEIAVKRLSRTSGQGLEEFMNEVTVIAKLQHKNLVRLLGCCLRGNELLLIYEYMPNKSLDFLLFDSTRNVQLDWERRVGIINGIARGLLYLHEDSRLKIIHRDLKASNILLDHDMSPKISDFGMARIFGGNQNEANTNRVVGTYGYMAPEYAMEGLFSVKSDVFSFGVLLLEIISGKKNSSFYLSEESRSLLAHAWKLWCEGNALELMDPVLKQSFNPDEVLKCIHIGLLCVQADPADRLTMSSVVVMLASDTVTLPKPTQPPFSFSRVALKSQVNSMLI, translated from the exons ATGCCGATCGTCATTTTCTCTGCCTCAAAAACTATTCACTTGCTTCaccttctttcttttctatcCTTAGTTATGTCACAGAGTCCTGAAAACATGCCGTTTCATTGCTCACAACTTCCTAATAATGCTGCTTCAGACAAGTTTACATCCAATCTTCGGCGCTTATTCGAAACTATTTCTGAAGTGGCTGGCAAAGACGCCTACAATAAAACCACTGAAGGGAGGTATCCGGACAAAGTTTACGGTCTTTACCTCTGTAGAGGCGATGTTAACAATGAATCATGTCGCGAATGCGTAGATTTAGCAACTGACACCATTCAGAAAGATTGTGATGGCACCAAAGAAGCAGTTATATGGTCTGATAAGTGTACGGTACGTTATTCTGATAAATCTTTCTCCCCTCACTCAGAGACATCGCCAAGCAATTGCTCGACCCACAGAGAGAACTCTACTGATCCTGAAACGTTGAGAAAGATTGTGGCCAAGTCATTAAAGGAAGTAATTCCCATGGCAACTTTGAATAACGAATCTAAGTATGCAACCCATGTGGTTAACTTTTCCAGCAAGCATAAGCTGTACAATCTCGTGCAGTGCATACCAGAGCTGTCAACGGAAGATTGTCGTGCTTGCTTAACAAGTGCCGCCACTTCAATTCTACGTTGTTACCAGGATAAGAAGGGTGCCAGATTTCTTAACCCGAGTTGTAATATAAGATTCGAGCTGTACCCGTTCTTCACGTCCAACCCTCCACCTGCAGCCGGCCCTAACG CCTGGATTCCACCAAGTGGAAGGAACGCAAACAGAATATGGATTGAAATTGGCACTTCAGTATCAGGGTCGATTGTAATAGTCGTGCTGTtcgtttcttttctttggcgTACGAggcaaagaaataaaaaagaacaag AGGAGAGAGCAATTAGTCGAGAGGCTCAATTACTTGAATTGGGAGAAAGTCAAATTGGAAGCCATTACTCGTATATTTTACGAGAAGAGAAGCAAGTGGAATCCAAAGAGTTTCCTCTGTTCCCATTTGACCTTACCGTGGAAGCTACACAACATTTCTCCGATGAAAACAAGCTTGGAGAAGGAGGCTTTGGCCCTGTTTATAAG GGTGTATTAGCGGATGGCAAAGAAATTGCGGTGAAGAGGCTCTCAAGAACATCTGGGCAAGGCCTAGAAGAATTCATGAATGAAGTTACTGTAATTGCCAAATTACAACATAAGAATCTTGTGAGACTCTTGGGATGCTGCTTAAGGGGAAATGAATTGCTGCTCATCTATGAGTACATGCCCAACAAAAGCcttgattttcttctctttg attcaACAAGGAATGTACAATTGGACTGGGAAAGACGCGTTGGCATCATTAATGGAATTGCACGAGGTCTCTTATATCTGCACGAGGATTCTCGACTCAAAATAATTCATCGCGACCTCAAAGCTAGCAATATTTTGCTAGATCATGACATGAGCCCAAAGATATCAGATTTTGGAATGGCAAGAATATTTGGTGGAAATCAAAATGAAGCTAATACAAATAGAGTTGTCGGAACATA TGGATATATGGCCCCAGAATACGCCATGGAAGGACTATTCTCAGTTAAATCAGATGTCTTTAGCTTTGGAGTTCTTCTTCTAGAGATAATCAGTGGCAAAAAGAATAGCAGCTTTTATCTTTCTGAAGAAAGCCGAAGCCTCCTCGCGCAT GCATGGAAACTATGGTGTGAAGGAAATGCATTAGAGCTCATGGATCCCGTGCTCAAGCAATCGTTTAATCCCGATGAAGTGTTGAAATGCATTCATATCGGGCTGCTGTGCGTTCAAGCAGACCCGGCAGACAGACTAACCATGTCTTCTGTGGTTGTTATGTTGGCAAGTGATACCGTTACGCTTCCTAAACCAACCCAACCTCCGTTTTCTTTCAGCCGAGTTGCTCTCAAGTCTCAAGTTAACTCAATGCTCATCTAA
- the LOC127900351 gene encoding putative cysteine-rich receptor-like protein kinase 9 — MTMLFSASIITLRLFLLLAILSHSHVIMSQTTFVDENMVLTCPASINNINTSSYAFIHNVHSLFNRKLHSEAGNSLYYSATEGYFPDTAFGLYLCKFDITFQSCQRCIATAVKAVMKKCNGTRKAIIWYRECMVRYSDKSLPIMDTSTVLCMYIVRNFSVPRNVTRILAQSFNDVIAMPSLSSFRNATKGTNISNINRLETFGQCIPVLSVDDCRDCLNNTIRWIQKCFDPPGTGFGRILFPSCIMGFELHPYSKVPAVGALAPSSAPGGKRRRAISIAIGTTLSAIIVVLFGSFLWYRRRRYERGQEEKRNSQEVQFHHWEGRIGNHYSYDILRGGEQQAESQEFPLFPLGLALEATNHFSDENKLGQGGFGPVYKIRHFASYFVFIGNGGWLLPGYISGW, encoded by the exons ATGACGATGCTATTTTCGGCCTCAATAATAACTCTTCGCTTGTTTCTCTTGCTGGCCATTCTATCCCATTCCCATGTTATAATGTCACAGACTACGTTTGTTGACGAAAACATGGTCCTGACTTGCCCTGCatcaattaacaatattaatacTTCTTCCTACGCGTTCATCCACAACGTCCATAGCCTCTTCAACCGAAAGCTTCACTCTGAAGCCGGCAACTCCCTCTATTACAGCGCCACAGAAGGCTATTTTCCTGACACAGCTTTTGGTCTTTATCTTTGTAAATTCGACATTACTTTCCAGTCCTGCCAAAGGTGCATAGCTACAGCGGTTAAAGCCGTGATGAAAAAATGTAATGGCACCAGGAAGGCAATTATATGGTACCGAGAGTGCATGGTTCGCTACTCCGACAAGTCTTTACCCATCATGGATACTTCCACAGTTCTTTGCATGTACATAGTACGAAACTTTTCTGTACCGAGAAACGTTACTAGGATCTTGGCTCAGTCCTTCAACGACGTAATTGCCATGCCAAGTTTAAGTTCTTTCCGAAATGCAACCAAAGGGACTAACATTTCCAACATTAATAGACTTGAAACTTTTGGGCAGTGTATACCAGTGTTGTCAGTAGATGACTGTCGAGATTGCCTGAATAATACTATTCGTTGGATTCAAAAGTGCTTCGACCCGCCGGGAACGGGATTCGGTAGAATTCTTTTCCCAAGTTGTATCATGGGGTTCGAGCTGCACCCCTACTCCAAGGTACCTGCAGTAGGAGCTCTAGCACCCAGCTCTGCACCAG GAGGGAAGAGGAGAAGAGCAATAAGTATTGCAATTGGCACAACTTTATCAGCAATTATAGTAGTGCTGTTCGGTTCGTTTCTTTGGTACCGGCGGAGAAGGTATGAACGAGGCCAAG AGGAGAAAAGAAACAGTCAAGAGGTTCAATTTCATCACTGGGAAGGAAGAATTGGGAATCATTACTCCTATGATATTTTACGAGGAGGGGAGCAGCAGGCGGAATCTCAAGAATTCCCTTTGTTCCCATTAGGCCTTGCACTTGAAGCCACAAACCATTTCTCCGATGAAAATAAGCTTGGACAAGGTGGATTTGGCCCTGTGTACAAG ATTAGGCACTTTGCTAgctattttgttttcattggTAACGGCGGATGGTTGCTTCCAGGGTACATTAGCGGATGGTAA
- the LOC127898684 gene encoding cysteine-rich receptor-like protein kinase 10 codes for MAHIISVSKVIQLIFIYSLTATPHDLAFGDSPPYNTCSSSAADYGHAGPIYRNLKKVVISLALNASAAKFSDASSGNDSDRVYGLYTCLNYISNDTCNNLITTATQDITKLCPNKTDAIVWEEVCQLRYAYGNFFGQLDVSGNIPKYNRKNISEPERYRSVVNNTLNNLTKLAAFDPSNEMYAIGEVPFTNSDTLYALVQCTKDLSADDCDACLNKAIADILSCCYFSRGARLLSRSCYLRYELYAFYNGNTEASVSVGNQASGKGNQRKMWMIIILAAVAAFLLLVVASTCYFFAAKKVARKRKGMVRKQIQLHKIGDASKTGLHYQHVLGRDDDLKAQDFYIDLETLHVASNNFSDSNMLGQGGFGPVYKGVLSDGKEVAVERLSSCSEQGNAEFTNEVLLILKLQHKNLVKLLGFCVDGDEKLLVYEFMPNSSLDAILFDPRKRGLLCWSKRITIVNGIAKGILYVHEDSRLRIIHRDLKASNVLLDYDMNPKISDFGMARIFAGSEGEVNTARIVGTYGYMAPEYAMEGLYSIKSDVFSFGVLLIEIITGRRNTGFNQSRGATAPNLLAYAWHLWNEGNALDLIDPLLTDTCSPDEFLRYIHIGLLCVQEDAFDRPTMSSVVVMLQGETITLCQPQKPAFSFGRVTDDDDNNYCSVNGLTISDLSPR; via the exons ATGGCTCATATCATCAGTGTTTCAAAAgtcattcaattaattttcatttattctcTCACAGCCACTCCTCATGATCTTGCTTTTGGCGATAGCCCTCCCTATAACACTTGTTCAAGCAGTGCCGCTGATTATGGACATGCTGGTCCAATCTATAGAAACCTGAAAAAAGTCGTCATTTCTTTAGCCTTGAATGCTTCTGCTGCCAAGTTTTCCGATGCGTCTTCAGGGAATGACTCAGATAGAGTTTATGGTCTCTACACGTGCCTCAACTATATTTCAAATGACACTTGCAACAACTTAATAACCACAGCAACACAAGACATCACCAAACTTTGTCCAAACAAAACCGACGCAATCGTGTGGGAAGAGGTCTGTCAGTTGCGCTATGCTTACGGAAATTTCTTTGGCCAATTGGATGTCTCAGGAAACATTCCTAAATACAacagaaaaaatatatcagaACCCGAGAGGTATAGATCTGTTGTGAACAACACTCTGAATAATCTCACCAAACTGGCAGCTTTTGATCCTTCAAACGAAATGTATGCAATTGGTGAAGTACCCTTCACAAATTCCGACACTTTATATGCTCTAGTTCAATGCACCAAAGATCTATCTGCCGATGATTGTGATGCATGCCTCAACAAAGCTATAGCAGATATTTTATCTTGCTGCTATTTTTCAAGAGGAGCACGACTTCTCAGTCGTAGCTGCTATTTGAGGTATGAATTATATGCCTTTTATAACGGTAACACAGAAGCTTCTGTCTCAGTTGGAAACCAAGCATCAGGGAAAG GCAACCAAAGGAAGATGTGGATGATTATAATTCTAGCCGCTGTAGCAGCTTTTCTACTGCTAGTTGTTGCTTCCACTTGCTACTTCTTTGCTGCAAAAAAGGTAGCCCGGAAAA GGAAGGGTATGGTAAGAAAGCAGATTCAATTACATAAAATTGGGGACGCAAGCAAAACAGGCCTCCATTATCAACATGTTTTGGGGAGGGATGATGATCTAAAAGCTCAGGACTTTTATATTGATCTGGAAACATTACATGTAGCAAGCAATAACTTTTCCGATTCGAATATGCTAGGACAAGGTGGTTTTGGTCCTGTTTACaag gGTGTATTAAGTGACGGCAAGGAAGTAGCAGTGGAGAGGCTCTCCAGCTGTTCTGAGCAGGGCAATGCAGAATTCACAAATGAAGTGCTCCTTATATTGAAGCTACAGCACAAAAATCTCGTCAAGCTTCTAGGTTTTTGTGTTGACGGAGACGAAAAGCTGCTTGTCTACGAATTTATGCCAAACAGCAGCCTTGATGCGATCCTTTTTG ATCCAAGGAAACGTGGGCTACTGTGTTGGAGCAAACGTATTACTATTGTAAATGGAATTGCCAAGGGAATTCTTTACGTTCATGAGGATTCTCGACTTAGAATCATTCACAGGGACCTAAAAGCTAGCAATGTGTTGTTAGACTATGACATGAACCCCAAGATCTCAGATTTTGGAATGGCAAGGATATTCGCCGGAAGTGAAGGTGAAGTTAATACTGCCAGAATAGTCGGAACATA TGGATATATGGCTCCTGAATATGCAATGGAGGGATTATATTCCATAAAGTCTGATGTTTTTAGCTTTGGAGTACTCTTGATTGAGATTATAACTGGAAGGAGAAACACAGGCTTCAATCAATCAAGAGGCGCGACTGCCCCGAACCTCCTAGCCTAT gCATGGCATCTCTGGAATGAAGGGAACGCATTGGATCTGATTGATCCACTGTTGACCGATACATGTTCTCCAGATGAATTTTTAAGATACATTCATATTGGTTTGTTGTGTGTTCAAGAGGATGCATTTGACAGGCCTACCATGTCATCCGTTGTTGTAATGTTACAGGGTGAAACCATTACTCTTTGCCAGCCTCAAAAACCTGCCTTCTCTTTTGGAAGAGTTacggatgatgatgataacaaTTATTGCTCTGTCAATGGTTTAACAATTTCTGATCTTTCGCCTCGGTGA